The genomic interval CAGCGCCCGCTCCAGGGGAGTGCTGTTGAAGGTGACCAGATAGGCCTGGTCACGGTCGGGGACGGCGGACAGGATGCGGTCGAGCAGTCCATCGTCCTTGAGGATCTTCTCGGTCAGTGGCTGGGAAGATCCGTCCGCGCAGTCGAGCAGCGTCAGCCGACTGCGCGCGTGTCCGGTCGGCAGTGACGAGATCGCTCCGAGGGCGTAGTCGACGACGGTCTGCTGCAGCGGAAGGCTCGTGACGTACAGCATCCGGGCGTCGGGAACGCGGAGGGCCTGGGTGAGAAAGAGGAGGCGCTCCTCGAAGTGGATGACGCCCTTGATCTTGCGGAGTTCTTCGCTGTCGAGGGAGAGACTGGGCACGACGACCAGGGTTGGTGCTTGAGCGCCCCGCCGGGCGAACAGGGCCGGGAGCCGCTGCTGGAGCTGCTCGAACGTCTGCTGACTGGTCGGGCCGTCCGATTGCGTCGCAAGCAGGCCGCTGGTCATCTGTCTTCCTTTCGGCGGGGGGTGCCGGAATGATTCCGTATGGCGGATAATTCCGCTCGCTGTACAGACGCGTCAAAGAATCAGCGTTTTACGGAGTATGAACACCGCTCATCTTGCGACACATGTACGACGGAAAACCGTGCGAGTCCCCACCGGCTGCGAGCACCCCTGGCGAAGCCCCTTTTCCAGCGTTCGCCGACCGCTTCGGCCGCCGCCTGAAAAAACGCGGACCTGCCATTGCCGGTCTCGGAGCAATTCGCCTTCGACATCACCTCTGTTCGCTCTCCCCGCGTTCGGGCTGTTCCCGGAGGTCTTCTCGCGGGGAAGACGAACTGCGCCGCCCGCGGTCGTCGCGCATGCCGACCGCCACGGCCACGGCCGCGAGCAGTCCCGTGGCACCGAACAGCGTCCAGACCATGCTGTTCAGCGCGCTCCACAGCGCCACGCCGACGGCTGGGCCGAGCGCGGTGCCGGCACCGAACACCGCCTGGGACGCGCCCATGTAACGGCTCACCAGCTCGGAACGAGCGGCGGCCTGAGCTGGGTAGGCGACCATCGTGGGCGAGCCCACGGTCTCGCCGAGCGACCAGACGAGGGTGGCCACGACGAATCCCGCGACGCCGAGCGGAAGTGCGTAGGTGGCCACCCCCGCTGCCACCAGCACGATGCCGCTCACGGCTGCCACTCGGTGCGGCCAGTGCTGCACCTTCCTGGTCACCACGAGTTCGCAGGCAATCACGATCAGACCGTTGAGAGAGATCAACATCCCGTAGACGAAGGTGGACAGGCCCGCGTCCCGCACAGCCAGCGGCAGCACGGAGACGTAACTGATGTAGATCGCCGCGTACGCCAGCATGCCCAACAGGAACAACAGGTAACGGGCGTCGCGCAGCACCGTCAGATAGCCGACCGGGGCGAAGCGCTCACCGCTCGGGCGGGTCTTTCGGGGTGTGTCACGCGGCAGCGCCCGCCAGCCGATCGCGGCGCAGGCCAGCGCCGCCGCGGCCTCGGCCCAGAAGAGCAGCGGGTAGGAAACGGAGGCG from Streptomyces sp. CC0208 carries:
- a CDS encoding MFS transporter; this translates as MTSRQEPMDAEATGVVATWREAPAEVKAVIAGIFVNRLGGFLQVFLVLYLVQGGYDFVQAGIALGANGAGGIAGALLGGWLADRIGTRRAISGSMTLTAALTAAVLWVGSYPLLLVVVTALGAAGQVYRPASAEVVSAGIAPRRRVMVFAMYRLALNAGTTAAPLIGAVLASVSYPLLFWAEAAAALACAAIGWRALPRDTPRKTRPSGERFAPVGYLTVLRDARYLLFLLGMLAYAAIYISYVSVLPLAVRDAGLSTFVYGMLISLNGLIVIACELVVTRKVQHWPHRVAAVSGIVLVAAGVATYALPLGVAGFVVATLVWSLGETVGSPTMVAYPAQAAARSELVSRYMGASQAVFGAGTALGPAVGVALWSALNSMVWTLFGATGLLAAVAVAVGMRDDRGRRSSSSPREDLREQPERGESEQR